The genomic DNA CTCGAAGAAGATCACGGTGGATGTGAAGGGAGAGATCCTCGAGCTGAAGAACACCATCAATACGATGGTGGACCAGCTCGGATCCTTCGCCGCGGAAGTAACCCGTGTGGCGCGCGAGGTGGGTTCCGAAGGGGAACTCGGCGGCCAAGCGGATGTGAAGGGCGTGGCAGGCACGTGGAAGGACCTCACCGACTCGGTGAACTTCATGGCCGGTAACCTGACGAATCAGGTGCGCAACATTGCCGACGTGACAAAGGCGGTCGCAAACGGCGACCTTTCGAAGAAGATCACGGTGGACGTGAAGGGCGAGATCCTCGAGCTGAAAGCCACGATCAATACGATGGTGGATCAGCTCCGATCCTTCGCCTCGGAAGTGACGCGCGTGGCGCGCGAGGTGGGCTCGGAGGGAGCGCTCGGCGGTCAGGCGAAGGTAGAGGGTGTTTCGGGCACGTGGAAGGATCTCACCGATTCGGTAAACTTCATGGCGTCCAACCTCACCACCCAAGTGCGCAACATCGCGGCGGTGACGACCGCGGTGGCAAACGGCGACTTGAGCCGCAAGATCACGGTGGATGTGAAAGGCGAGATCCTGGAGCTGAAGAACACGGTCAACACGATGGTGGACCAGCTCAACTCCTTCGCCTCGGAAGTGACGCGCGTGGCGCGGGAGGTGGGCACGGAAGGCAAGCTGGCCGGTCAGGCCGAAGTGAAGGGGGTCGCAGGAACCTGGAAGGATCTAACGGATTCGGTGAACTCGATGGCGGGTAACTTGACGAACCAGGTGCGCGGCATCGCGAAGGTGGTGACCGCGGTCGCGAAAGGCGACCTGAACCAGAAGCTGATGGTGGAAGCCAAGGGTGAAGTGGCGGAGCTTGCGGACACGATCAACAGCATGACCAACACGCTCGCCACCTTCGCCGACCAGGTGACGGGTGTGGCGCGCGAGGTGGGTGTGGAAGGACAGCTCGGCGGCCAGGCCCACGTGCCCGGTGCCTCGGGAACCTGGCTGGACCTGACCGACAACGTGAACCAGCTCGCGGCGAACCTCACCACACAGCTCCGAGCGATTGCCGACGTGGCGACCGCGGTGACAAAGGGGGACCTGACGCGAAGCATCCAAGTGTCGGCCCGAGGCGAGGTGGCCTTTGTAAAGGACAACATCAACGAGATGATCCGCAACCTGCGCGACACGACCTCGCGCAACGAGGAGCAGGACTGGTTGAAGACGAACCTCGCGAAATTCACCCGCATGCTGCAGGGGCAGAAGGACCTGCTCACGGTGGGCAAGCTGATCCTGTCCGAGCTGGCCCCGGTGGTCTCCGCCCAGACCGGGATCTTCTACATCATGGATTCCGACGTGGCGGAGCCGGAGCTGCGGATGCTGGCCAGCTACGCCTTCACGGAGCGCAAGCACCTGAGCAACCGCTACCGTCTCGGCGAAGGACTGGTCGGCCAATCGGCACTGGAGAAACAGCCGATCCTGCTAACGAACGTTCCGAGCGACTACATCCAGATCAGCTCGGGCTTGGGCGAGGCCGCGCCGATCAACATCATCGTGCTGCCGATTCTCTTCGAAGGACGGGTCAAGGCGGTGATCGAGCTCGCCTCGTTCCAAGGCTTCAACTCGACCCACGAAACCTTCCTGGTCCAGCTCGCCGAATCGATCGGGATCGTGCTCAACACGATCAAGGCGAACACGCTGACGGAGGATCTGCTGAAGCAATCGCAATCGCTCGCGAGCGAGCTCCAGAACCGCCAGGAAGAACTGGAGCAGACCAACAAGGAGCTGCAGGACAAGGCGGCTCAGCTCGCCGAGCAGAACGAGGAGGTGGAGCGCAAGAACAGCGAGGTGGAGCAGGCACGCATGGCGCTGGAAGGCAAGGCCCAGCAGCTCGCCCTCACCTCGAAGTACAAGTCGGAGTTCCTCGCGAACATGTCCCACGAGTTGCGGACGCCACTGAACAGCCTGCTGATCCTCGCCGATCAACTCGGGTCCAATTACGAAGGCAACCTGACGCCGAAGCAGGTCGAATTCGCCCGCACGATCCTCGGTTCGGGTCGCGACCTGCTGCGCCTGATCAACGACATCCTCGACCTTTCAAAGATCGAATCGGGGAACTTCACGGTCTCGGTCAGCGAAGTGGGAATCAAAGATCTGATGTCCAGTGTGGATCGGACCTTCCGTCATGTGGCGCAGGAGAAGGGCATCGACCTGAGCTTCGAGATCGATTCCGATCTGCCGGCGAAGATTCACACGGACGAACAGCGGCTCGACCAAGTGTTAAAGAACCTTGTATCGAACGCGCTGAAGTTCACCGAGCGCGGCTCGGTAGGCATCACGGTCTCAAGGGTGGCAGGCAGTCGCATGCGCGGCCACTCGGTTCTGAGCGGGGTGCCGGAGGTCATTTCCTTCACCGTGACGGATACCGGGATCGGCATTCCCGAGGAGAAGCAGATGGTGATCTTCGAGGCCTTCCAACAGGCGGACGGGAGCACCAGCCGCCGCTACGGTGGCACCGGGTTGGGACTGGCAATCAGCCGGGAACTGGCACGTCTCCTGGGGGGCGAGATCAACGTGCAGAGCGAGGAGGGTAGGGGCAGCTCCTTCACTCTTTTCCTGCCGTTGCGGCCACCTGCGCTCGCAGGCTTGGAGATCGTGGAAGAGATGGAATCCGCGGAGGCTTCCGACTCCAGTGACCCGGGTCCGGTGATCGACGACGACCGCGCGAACATCTCGCCCGACGATCACGTGGCGCTGATCGTGGAAGACAATCTGGATACAGCAAACCTGCTCCTCTCCAGTGCGCGGGCGAAAGGTTTCAAGGGTGTAGTCGCGACACGAGGCTACGCGGCACTTGCGATGGTGCGCGAATACCGCCCGGATGGTATCACGCTGGATGTAAGCTTGCCGGACATCGACGGCTGGAAGGTTCTCAGCCGCTTGAAGACGGACTTGGCGACGCGCCATGTGCCGGTCTTCGTGGTATCGGCGGACGCCGAACCGGAAAACGCGCTCAAGGAGGGCGCGATCCGCTTCCTGAGCAAGCCGCTGGAACCAGCCAGTGTGGACGAGGTCTTCGAGCGGATGAGGCAGATGCGGGACAATCCGACGGGAAGACTGCTGGTCGTGGAGGACGATGAAACCCAGCGGAACAGCTTGAAGGAGCTTCTTTCCGACACGCCCGATCTGGAAACCGTGGCAAGCGCCGAGGATGCCTTGGAGACCTTGGCTGCCGATGGGAGCTATGACTGCGTGGTCGTGGACCTGATGTTGCCCGGGGCTTCCGGCTTCGAACTCATCGAGGAGATCCGCGCGCGGCATCCGCAGCTTCCGGTGATTGTCTATACCGGGAAGAGTTTATCGCAGGAGGAAGAGGAGACTCTCAACCGGCTGGCCCAAACCATTATCGTGAAGGACGTCAGAAGTCCGGAGCGGCTCTACGATCAAGTGGCGCTGTGGCTGCACCGCAAGGTGGCATCGCTGCCGCAGCCGGGGCGCGAGACGATCCAACGGCTGAATGATCCCAATTCACTGCTGGCAGGGAAGAACGTGCTGATCGTGGACGACGACGTGCGTAATATCTTCGCGATGACGAGCCTGCTGGAGCGCCACAACATGGAGGTGTCCTCCGCGGAGCAAGGGGCGGCGGCGCTGTCCCTGCTGCGGGAGGGCCGCGTCTTCGACGTCATCCTCATGGACATCATGATGCCGGAGATGGACGGCTACGAGGTGATGAAGGCGATCCGCGGGATGTATGGCTTCCAGGAGCTGCCGATTATCGCCCTGACTGCGAAAGCGATGAAGGGCGACCGCGAGAAGTGCATCGATGCCGGCGCCTCCGATTACATTTCCAAGCCTGTGGATACCGATCGCCTGCTGGCGATGCTGCGTAACTGGCTGTATCGATGAGTTATCATCCCCGCATGCCGACCGCCGTGGAAGAAGCACCTCTCACCGCCAGCATCCTCCTTGTCGACGACCGGCCGGACAAGCTGCTGGCGCTTGAGTCGATCCTGGACGGGCTGCATCAGAATCTGGTGAAGGTGCGATCCGGGGATGAGGCCTTGCGAAAACTGCTGGCGCGCGACTTCGCGGTGATCCTGCTGGACGTGAACATGCCGGGACTGGACGGCTTTGAAACCGCTGCGCTGATCCGCCAGCGCAAGCGCTCCGAGGCGACCCCGATCATCTTCATCAGCGCGATCAACGATACGGAGACGCATGTGTCCCGGGGGTATTCGCTCGGGGCGGTGGACTACATCCTGACTCCGGTCATTCCGGAGATCCTCAGGGCCAAGGTGGCGGTCTTCGTCGACCTGTTCCTCAAGACGGAGCAGATCAAGCGGCAGGCGGAGGAACACATGCAGCTTCTCCAGGAGCAAGCGGCGCGTGCCCAGGCAGAGAAGGAGGGCGAGCGGATGAGCTTCCTGGCTGAGGCGGGAAATGTTTTGTCGGCATCGCTCGACTATGACCAAACGTTGCGAAATCTGGCCCGCTTGGTGGTGCCGCGACTCGCGGAGTTTTGCCTGATCGACCGCATCGACGAGGAGGGCAACCTGCATCAGGTGGCGGTGGCGCATCGGGATCCGGCCCAAGAGACGGTGCTCCGGCAGATCCGCTATCCGCAGGTGAACGAGCCCGGACACGGAGCCTATAAAGTCTATCAATCAGGAAAGCCCTATGTGAGGAACCGGGTTGACGAAGCGGTGATCGGCGAATTGGTGCCGGAGGAAGATCGTCCTTTGATCCGTCTTCTGGGGCCGACGGCCTTTGCCGCGGTGCCGTTGAGGGCGCGCGGGGAAGTCATCGGATCGATCACGATGGTGCATACGGCCCAAGGGGCGAGCTACCAAGACGACGATCTGTGGCTGGCGGGCGAGCTGGCGCAGAGGGCCGCAATCGCCCTCGACAATGTGGAGCTCTATCAAAGCACGAAACGGGCTCGCGAGGATGCGGAGGCGGCGAATCAAGCCAAGGATCGCTTCCTGGCCATGCTGAGCCATGAACTGAGGACGCCGCTCACCCCGGTGATCACGCACTTGGTCAAGCTATCGGATGACGAAGAGGTGCCGGACTCCCTGAGGCATCCGCTGGAGGTGATCCGCCGCAATGTGGAACTGGAGGCGCGGCTGATCGACGACCTGCTCGATCTGACGCGGGTGGGAAGCGGCAAGATGCATCTGGAAGCGAAAGTGGTGGATGTGCATGAACTCCTCCGCAATGCGATCGAGATCTGCCGTCCGGACCTGGAGGCAAAGGGGCTTCATCTCGACGTGGATCTCGCCGCGAAAGAGCCGCATGTGAAAGCCGACCCGGCGCGTCTTCAGCAGGTCTTCTGGAATGTTATCAAGAACGCGGTGAAGTTCACCGCGAAGGGATCGATCACGGTTACCTCGGCAGGCGGGCCGGATTCGACGATGGTGATTACCGTTCAGGATACGGGAATCGGGATAGGGGAGAAGATCTTGAGCCGTGTCTTCCAGCCTTTCGAACAGGCGGAGCGAGGAACGCAAGGGGGCTTGGGCCTGGGTTTAGCGATCACGAAATCGCTGGTGGAGCTTCATTCCGGCGAGATCAACGTGACGAGCGATGGCGAGGGTCGGGGCGCGACGGTCACCGTCACGCTGCCGGTGGTGGCAGAGAAGCCGAATGCCGCGACTCATGCGCGCCCGGCGAAGAAGCCCGCGGAGGCGGGACTACGCATTCTCTTGCTGGAAGATCACCCGGATACCAATGAGTCGCTCACGCTGCTGCTGGAGTTGCGGGGCTATCGGGTAAGCTCGGCGATGAATGTGACCGCAGCGCTGGAGCTGGCCTCGAACGAGGACTTCGATCTGCTGCTAAGCGATCTGGGTCTGCCGGACGGCAGCCCGGAGCCGGTGATGAAGAAGGTGGCGGCCCGCAATGGAACCGTGGGAGTGGCCTTGAGCGGATTCGGGATGGAGAAGGATATCGAGATGAGCCGGGGATTCGGCTTCTCGCATCACCTGGTAAAGCCGGTGGACGTGGGGCGGCTGATGGAGATCCTGGAACAGTGCGGTGAAGAAGCCAGAGCGGGCTGCCGGTGAGTAGCGCCTCTAACGGCTCGGCTCGCCGCGGCGCAAGTAGGCGCCGCAGGAATCGCGGATGACCAGGCGCGGTGCCAGCGAGAGATGGCATGGCGGCAGGCTAGCATCGGCGAGGCGATCCATCATGGCGCGGAACGCGGTGAGGGCGATATCCCGGCAAGGCTGCTGGATGGTGGTGAGGGGAGGGGAGACCAAGGTGGCGAACTTCACGTCGTCGAAGCCGAGGACGCGCACGTCTTCCGGCACGCGTACCTTGCTGCGGCCGAGCTCGCGCATGAGCATGGCGGCGGTGTGATCATTCGCGCAGATGTAGGCATCCGGCTGGATGGGGCCGGTGAGGCTGCGCACGAACTTGGTGTCCTCGAATTCGCCGACGTGGATCCAGTTCGGGTCGGGCTTCACGTTCCAGCGTGCGAGGGCTTCGCGGACTCCGGCGATGCGGGCATCAACGGTGGGAGCGGACAGCGGCCGCGCGACAAAGTGGATGCGGGTGCAGCCGAGCTTCAGCAGGTGCTCGGCGAGCATGTAGCCACCGGCGACGTTGTTGATGCCGACCAGATCGAAGTCGCTGCGGTTCGGGAAGGGGACGAGATCGCGGTCTAACAGGACGACGGGGATGCCGGCCTCGCGCATCATCACGGCCAGATCGCGGTTGGCGGCTTCCTTCTCCTTCACCAGCTCGTAAGGGGCGAAGAATACCCCGCTGACGCGGCGTTCGATGAACTGCTGGCAGAGCTGCTCGGATTGCTTGAGGGTGAGGTCCGGGTCGTGGCGCGGCTGATCCGAGCCGCCCCAGACAAGCCCGTAGTCATGCAAGCGGGCGAGGCTGGCAATCTCCCCGCAGATCAGTTGGAAGATCTCGGTATTGCCCAAGCCGGGAACGAGCAGTGCTAACAGCTTGCTGGCAGCTCCGCTCTTGGGTCCCTGACGGACGAAGGTACCGGAGCCCGCTCGACGCTCCAAGAGCCCCTCCTCCCCGAGCACCCGGAGGGCCCGTGCGACGGTGGGGCGGGAGACGCCGAAACGCCGCACCAACTGGGCTTCGCTAGGCATGCGTCCGTCGATGCCGTAGCGGCCGGAAAGCAGCTCCTCACGCAATTGACGGGCAATGTCCGCGAAGCGGACCGCTGGGTTCGCAGAGTGATCCATGGATTAGCAAGGGTTTTACAGGCTTGCGATGTTGTAATGTCAAGAAACTGTCAGCTTCGTCAAATCCGATTTCTCCGGGTCGCGGCTCTGCCTAGTTTGGCGGCCACCCATCCGTTCGCCCTGCTGCCTGAGCCGGTCGCCCGTGAACGAAAACCCAAGCAATGAAACCTCTAGTCATCGGTCTCGGTGAAGTCCTGTGGGACGTGCTGCCGTCCGGCCCCCGCATGGGCGGGGCTCCGGCGAATTTTGCCTGCCATGCCCGCGCTCTGGGAGCGGAGGCGGCGGTGATCAGCAGTGTGGGCCGGGACGAGGATGGGGAGCGCCTCTTGGAGTTGCTTGCCGAGCTCGGCTTGTCGACGGAGGGGATCTCGACGGACGTGGAGCGAGCGACGGGGAGTGTGACGGTGGAACTGGGGACGGACGGGCAACCGTGCTATACGATCCGCGAGGGCGTGGCGTGGGACCACATCGTGGCGACCGAAGCGGCGCTAGCTCAGGCAGCGGCCGCGAGCGCGATTTGCTTCGGTTCGCTGGGCCAGCGTTCACTTGTCTCCCAGCAGTCGATCCGCCGCTTGGTGGAGGCCACGCCAGCGTCGGCGTTGCGGATCTTCGACGTGAATCTCCGCCAAGGCTTTTACTCGAGCGAGGTGATCCACGACTCGCTGGTGATGGCGAATGTCCTGAAGTTGAGTGACAGCGAGCTGCCGGTGCTGGCCGAGCTGCTGAATCTCCAAGGCAGCCTGCGCGAGCAGATCGAGACGCTGCGAAGCCACTACGATCTGAAGCTGGTGGTCTACACGCGCGGCGGGAACGGAAGTATCCTGTGGGACGGAGTGACGTGGTGCGAGCACTCCGGGCTGCCCGCGGAGGTGAAGGACACGGTGGGAGCCGGGGATTCATTTACCGCGGCGACGACGATGGGTTTCTTGTTAGGCTGGCCTCTCGGGGCGATCTCCGAGAATGCGAATGCGGTGGCCGCGCATGTGTGCTCATGCGTGGGAGCGATCCCGCCGATACCGGAAGCCCTACGGCAGCGCTTCACCAAGGATGCATTCTCCGGCAAGGCGGTTACGGAACCGGCGATGAGGCTCACCGGCTTGAGCCAGTCCCGGGCCTGAGGCCGGAGGACCCGCTCTCTCACGTGGAGCCGAGAGGGCGGAGGACCTAAGCGTGTCTGTTTTGCTCCACAAACTTCCCATCCGCGAAAAAACCGCTTCGATCTCCGTTTAACCCAGCAACCCATGAACAAGTTATTCTACTGGTCCCTCGTCTCGGCGCTCGCCGGATTCCTATTCGGCTTCGACACGGTGGTAATTTCCGGGGCGGAGCAGACGATCCAGCACCTCTGGGGGCTGAGCGGGATGGAGCACGGCTTCGCGATGGGCTCGGCGCTTTATGGAATGGTGATCGGCTCGCTGATCGGTGGCTGGCCGACGGAAAAATTCGGGCGCAAGCAGACGCTGCTGTGGATCGGTGTGCTGTATTTGATTTCAGCGGTGGGTTCGGCGCTGGCGAATGACGTGTGGGTATTCTCGATCTCGCGCTTCTTGGGCGGCGTGGGTGTGGGCGTTTCGACGGTGGCATCTCCGCTGTTCATTTCGGAGATCGCGCCGCCGGATCGTCGGGGACGCTTGGCAGGGATGTTCCAGTTCAACATCGTGTTCGGCATTGTGATCGCGTTCTTGTCGAATGCGGCCTTCGCGAAGATGGGTGGCGACAATGCCTGGCGCTGGATGCTGGGCGTGATGGCCTTCCCTTCGATCATCTACACGCTACTTTGCTTCAGTCTGCCGGAAAGCCCGCGCTGGCTGATCAGCCGGAAGAATGATCGCCGCGGTGCGGTGGAGGTGCTGAAGCAGATCTCGCCGGAGGCCTCGGAGGCCGAGATCGAGGCGACCGCGAACAGCATCGCGGAGCACTCGGCGCACGGAGTGAAGGCTTCGAGCCCGTTCTGGTCGAAGCGTCTGAGCCTGCCGATCATTCTGGCGTTCCTGATCGCGTTCTTCAACCAGCTCTCGGGGATCAATGCGGTGCTGTATTTCGCGCCGCGGATCTTCGAGATGACGGGCTTGGGCAAGCAGGCGGCGCTGCTGCAATCGATCGGCATCGGAGTGACGAACCTGATCTTCACCTTCGTGGGATTGTGGTTGATCGATCGTTTGGGTCGCCGGACTTTGCTGTATATCGGCTCGTTCGGTTATATCATCTCGCTGGGTCTGGTGGCTTGGGCTTTCCACACGCAGAATTATGCGATCGTGCCGGCATGTATCTTCGCGTTCATCGCGGCGCACGCGGTGGGTCAGGGTGCGGTGATCTGGGTGTTCATCTCGGAGATCTTTCCGAACGAGCATCGGGCGACGGGGCAGGCCTTGGGTAGCTTCACGCACTGGGTATTCGCCGCGCTGCTGACCACCTTCTTCCCGAAGATGGTGGAGGCCTTCGCGCCATCGGCGGTATTCCTGTTCTTCATGGTGATGATGGTGCTGCAGCTCATCTGGGTGAAGATGATGGTGCCGGAGACCAAGGGGGTGCCGCTGGAGGAACTGGAGGCGAAGCTGCTCGGGAAGTCCTGAGACGGTCACGGTAGCGTTCTGCACGATCCGCGATGCACGTTTGCAACGCGGATCGTTTGTTTTGCGGGCGATGGGCTCTGGTATTCGGGAGGGCCGGGGCGGAACGGCGTTTGCTGATATCTCCGTGAAAGGAGACTCAAGCGATGCCACGAGGAGACAAATCCAGCTACACGGACAAGCAGAAGCGCCAGGCCGAGCACATCGAGGAAGGCTATGAGGAGCGCGGTGTGCCGAAGAGGGAGGCGGAGGCACGGGCTTGGGCCACGGTGAACAAGATCTCCGGCGGTGGGAAGAAGTCCGGGTCCGGACGAGGCAAGACGGCCCACACGAAACACGACTAAAGGCTTATGAGTGCAATGTCATCGGGCCAGAGGAGGATCGCGCGGGAAGACTGTGTGGTGGGGGACTGGGTTCCATCCGAGTTCGTCCCGGAGTGGGCGGGCTTGGGCGGAGTGCATCTTTTCACGTCCACGGCGGTGTCGATTTCACCGGAAAGCGGACGCTTGGGAGGGACGCTGGAAGAAGTTTCCCGGAAGGCTTGGCGGTTCGAGCGGCGGGAGGATTGCTGGGTGAGGGTGAGGTAAAGAAATGCCGGCCGCTCCATGTTGAGGGCCGGCATTGCGGTTCGAAGAACTCAGGCTTTCTTCAGTCGCTTGAGGGTTGCGATGTGTTCGGTGAGCACGGGCAGCAGGCGGGTGCGGATCACGGTTTTGATCTCGTCCATGACGTCCGGGTTGCGGAGAGCCTTCTCGTATTCGTCGATGCCGTGGTTCTCGCCGCGTTCGAGGGCTTCCAAAGCAGCGGTCTCACCGAGGATCTTGGCGGTGCCTTCGACGGCTTTGGCGAACTCGCCCCAAGCGCCGGAGTCGGTGGAGGGTTCCGCACTCATTTCGAGGATGTGGTCGCGCAGGCGGGATGCGCTCGCTTCGTGGTCGAAGCGGATGTCTTCGAGAGCGGAGCGGGCGGGATCGTCGACGAACTTGGCGAGGGCTTGGGAGTAGGTTTCGATGGCGGAGAGTTCGCCGCGAAGGAGGCTATTGCAGACGTCGATGCATTCGTGGGTCGCGTTCATATGTCTGTGTTGCGTGATGGCGCCGGGATCGGCGGGAGTTCCATTTAGCAATCGGGGTGCCCCGGGGGATGTTTGGAGCCTCTAGGGGCGGGGGTGGGTGAGGCGTGCAGGCTGCGCCACGATCGCGGCAAACTGCATGGCGGGACAGGGGTAGGACGGGAAATTTCCTGAAATCCGCGGAGGGGTGTGGTAAGTGGTGGGAGTCAGGACCCTCCGACAACAACATCATCATGAAATACGTTCCGCATGTTATCGGTGCCTTGCTCGGGCTGTTCTTTATTTTCTCCGCTTCGGTGGTCCTGTTCGGGAACCCGGAGATGCCGCCGATTCCGGAGGGCACGCCGCCCTTCCATTTCATGGCCGCCTTCGGTCCCACCGGCTACATGAGCTTCGTGAAAGTGTTGGAACTTCTAAGGGGAATCCTCGTGGCGGTGCCGAAGACGCGGAACTTCGGGCTGCTGATCCTGGGACCGATCCTGGTCAATATCCTGGCCTATCATCAGTTCGTGGAGAAGGACCTGTTCTCGAAGACGCCGACCCTCGTCACAATGCTGCTGATGTCGGCGGCCGCCCTTTATCTGTTGTTCGTGGCGCGGCGCAATTTTGCCGCGCTGAAGAACTAGCCCGGGAGGGGTGGCGGGGACTTGGTATCCAATCTGCGAAGAAGGGAGAGGTAGAACCAACCCCATAAAACCATGCTCCATTGGACCCTTGTATTCCTCGTCATTGCACTCGTCGCCGCCGCCTTGGGATTCGGTAGTCTCTCGGGCGCCGCAGCGACCATCGCACAAGTGTTGTTCGTGCTGTTCCTGGTGATCTGGGTCGCAAGCCTCATCATGGGCCGCGGCCGGAGAGTCTAGAGTGGCAACAGAGACACCAATCTCCATTAGGAGAAATAAGGGCGGCGTGCGATCTTGATTGCACACCGTCCTTTGCGTTTCCGCGGGAGGGCGAACTCCATCCGATGAAAAAGACACCCGTCACCCGATTCGAGTTCTTCGGCGGCCCCGAAGACGGGCGGATATTGGATGCGGAGGCCTTGCAACTCCTCGCCGAGATATCCCCCGAGCGAGGGCCGGAGAGAATCTCGATGCTGATCGAACTGGAGCCGGGAGAATCGGAACCGGAACAAGCTTTCTGGGCAGGTTCCTATGTGGCTGGATCGGCGCGGGAAGGGACCTTGGAATACCACTGGGCAGAGCTCGATGCATGAGAGCTAGCGTGGAGTCCGTGCAGGTCGGATCGCTGCCGTGCAAGAGGCATGATCTTTTGAAACAGGTTGCCCGCGGCCCTTTCGGACCGCGGGCGCGATGCGACTTACCTGTCCGTGCAGCGTATCACGGATTACCATGAAATCGGCCTGCCGTAGCCTCCTCAAACTGCGGCATGCCACCAGTTGTCCTGCACCACGGAATAGTATGCCTCTGTTAGGCCGTAGATGCAATACGGAGACAGCTAGGGTTTCTACGGATGGAGATGTGGGAAGGCGGGCCGCGGGCACGGATTGCTCTTGCCAGCGCCCTAGCTGATCCGGTAGCTAGGGAGGTCCATGAGAAGTCCTTTTGCTGCCGTCATCCTGTCTTTGTCCCTATCCGGCCACCTGCTTCAAGCTGCGGAGCCGACGATCGAGATCCGTCTGATCGAGACCCAAGGGGCAGTTCCAAGCGAGGCCACCCTGCGGGCAATCGTGGAGAGCCCGGGGGCACAACTGATGCCCGTCATTCGGAAGGAACTACCTCAGGACGGCGTGGTGAAGGTAAGCGATACCACGCCCTTCCGTTATGCTTCGGAGTATAGCGACAAGGGAGAAGCGACCGGCTTCGAGACCAGGAATCTGGGACCCGAGGGGGAGGTGTCGCTGAAGGGAGTCGACGGGGGCTTGCTGGAGATGGGGTTCAAGCTGGGCAATGCCTGGGCCAAGGCTCCCCAGATTTACGAGGTGGACGGGGTGCAGGTGGTAATGCCGGTTTTTCAATCGGTGAGGACCGAAACAAACCTCACGATCAAGAGAGGGGAGTGGAGTTTCCTTCAGGTCCCCGACGGTGATGCCTCCGTTTGCTTCGCCGTGCGGGTAGTTGGAACGAAGGACTGAGTTTGCAATGGACGGGGCCCCGAATCCCGGACTCGCTGGTGGGGCTCCCAATTGAATGAGGATACTCGTGTTTTTCGCCAGCATGCTCAGTGCGGTGTTCCTGCTGCAGTCCGCTGCGGATGTGGGGCTTTTCGCTTACCTTCGTTGCAACGCAGGCAGTTATCAGAAGAGCAGTCTGGAGGTCGATCACCTGTTCGCGCCACGCAGGCGGACGAGCCACGTGATGGCTCAAGGTACCGTCGACGGCGAACATGTGAAGGTCGTACTGAAGTCCCTTTACTCCCGAACCCACCATCTCACTCCGCGGGAACGGGCAGCTTCCTTGAAGGCTGCCGGACGGTCGGTTCCCATCTACAAACGTAAGGATGGAGGAGGCTCCGAGTCCCTTATCCAGGGTCGCTCCTTGGACTACGTGGAGGCGGACTTTTTCGAGCACGGGAGCCGGAGGTCAGCCATCGTGTTCGGGGTGACCCTGATCCTCACTCCGCTTCTCTTTTTCCTCACCCGGCGACTGCTGCTGTCTTCCAAGACGGACCCGCGGGGCGGAGGCGCTTCGGTGCACTAGGGAAGTGGCACACCCGACTGGATTCGAACCAGTGACCGTCCGCTTAGAAGGCGGATGCTCTATCCAACTGAGCTACGGGTGCTTTGAGTTGCCGGGGAGGGTCTAGCTGCTTCGGAAGAGGAAGTCAAAATGCGATGTACGCGCGGCGCTTCCGGGAATGGGGCAGGTGGGAAGGAGCTGCCGCTTTGGACTGGCCGCTGGCGGGACGCTCTGGTCTTCTGTCACTCATGGATGGAGTGCGGGTCAACGAGGATGCCGAGCATCTGAAGGTGCTTTCGGTGTTCCACTACGTGTGTTCCGGACTTCTGGTGGTAGGCGGCTGCCTCATGGCGGCTTACTTCGCGTTCACGGGCTTCATCGTGACGGAAATGTTCAAGGCGATGCCTCCGACCGCTGGCGCTCCGCC from Luteolibacter rhizosphaerae includes the following:
- a CDS encoding HAMP domain-containing protein is translated as MKRVRSSPPSAENHSDLSPATTLLDEEMVLKELLTGLLAFKRGDFSARLPENWTGVAGKVADTFNDVIRRNQELSGELARIGAVVGVEGRINQRAVLGDMQGSWSEAIGSVNSLVENLVQPTSEMARVIGAVAKGDLSQSIATEIDGRPLKGEFLRTARTVNTMVEQLGGFASEVTRVAREVGTEGKLGGQAKVKGVAGTWKDLTDNVNLMAGNLTAQVRNIATVTTAVANGDLTKKITVDVKGEFLELKDTVNIMVGQLRSFASEVTRVAREVGSEGALGGQAKVEGVSGTWKDLTDSVNFMASNLTTQVRNIAAVTTAVAKGDLSKKITVDVKGEILELKNTINTMVDQLGSFASEVTRVAREVGSEGKLGGQANVEGVAGTWKDLTDSVNSMAGNLTAQVRNIAEVTTAVANGDLSKTITVDVKGEILELKATINTMVGQLRSFASEVTRVAREVGTDGKLGGQAEVGGVAGTWKDLTDNVNMMAGNLTDQVRNIADVTTAIANGDLSKKITVDVKGEILEMKNTINTMVDQLGSFADQVTRVAREVGTEGKLGGQAEVRGVAGTWKDLTDSVNSMAGNLTNQVRNIAEVTTAVAKGDLGKKITVDVKGEILELKNTINTMVDQLGSFASEVTRVAREVGTEGKLGGQADVKGVAGTWKDLTDSVNSMAGNLTDQVRNIADVTTAVANGDLSKKVTVAVRGEILQLKDTVNTMVDQLNSFASEVTRVAREVGTEGKLGGQADVKGVAGTWKDLTDSVNFMAGNLTNQVRNIADVTTAVARGDLSKKITVDVKGEILELKNTINTMVDQLGSFAAEVTRVAREVGSEGELGGQADVKGVAGTWKDLTDSVNFMAGNLTNQVRNIADVTKAVANGDLSKKITVDVKGEILELKATINTMVDQLRSFASEVTRVAREVGSEGALGGQAKVEGVSGTWKDLTDSVNFMASNLTTQVRNIAAVTTAVANGDLSRKITVDVKGEILELKNTVNTMVDQLNSFASEVTRVAREVGTEGKLAGQAEVKGVAGTWKDLTDSVNSMAGNLTNQVRGIAKVVTAVAKGDLNQKLMVEAKGEVAELADTINSMTNTLATFADQVTGVAREVGVEGQLGGQAHVPGASGTWLDLTDNVNQLAANLTTQLRAIADVATAVTKGDLTRSIQVSARGEVAFVKDNINEMIRNLRDTTSRNEEQDWLKTNLAKFTRMLQGQKDLLTVGKLILSELAPVVSAQTGIFYIMDSDVAEPELRMLASYAFTERKHLSNRYRLGEGLVGQSALEKQPILLTNVPSDYIQISSGLGEAAPINIIVLPILFEGRVKAVIELASFQGFNSTHETFLVQLAESIGIVLNTIKANTLTEDLLKQSQSLASELQNRQEELEQTNKELQDKAAQLAEQNEEVERKNSEVEQARMALEGKAQQLALTSKYKSEFLANMSHELRTPLNSLLILADQLGSNYEGNLTPKQVEFARTILGSGRDLLRLINDILDLSKIESGNFTVSVSEVGIKDLMSSVDRTFRHVAQEKGIDLSFEIDSDLPAKIHTDEQRLDQVLKNLVSNALKFTERGSVGITVSRVAGSRMRGHSVLSGVPEVISFTVTDTGIGIPEEKQMVIFEAFQQADGSTSRRYGGTGLGLAISRELARLLGGEINVQSEEGRGSSFTLFLPLRPPALAGLEIVEEMESAEASDSSDPGPVIDDDRANISPDDHVALIVEDNLDTANLLLSSARAKGFKGVVATRGYAALAMVREYRPDGITLDVSLPDIDGWKVLSRLKTDLATRHVPVFVVSADAEPENALKEGAIRFLSKPLEPASVDEVFERMRQMRDNPTGRLLVVEDDETQRNSLKELLSDTPDLETVASAEDALETLAADGSYDCVVVDLMLPGASGFELIEEIRARHPQLPVIVYTGKSLSQEEEETLNRLAQTIIVKDVRSPERLYDQVALWLHRKVASLPQPGRETIQRLNDPNSLLAGKNVLIVDDDVRNIFAMTSLLERHNMEVSSAEQGAAALSLLREGRVFDVILMDIMMPEMDGYEVMKAIRGMYGFQELPIIALTAKAMKGDREKCIDAGASDYISKPVDTDRLLAMLRNWLYR